TCCATTCCAGATAATTTGGCCATCGTCTGGTTTCAACAATCCTAATAACATTCTTAATGTGGTGGTTTTCCCAGCACCATTTTGTCCTAATAGGCCCAAGACCCCACCAGTATCTATAGAAAAATTTAAATTTTCGATTGCATAAACACCATTAAAGGATTTGTATAGGTTTTCTACTACTAATGACATATATCTAGCCCCTTTACAATTTATGTGAAAATTAACAAGAAATTCGTCAGATGATATTTACAAAAAAGGAAAAATTGTCTAATATTAAAAAAGATAATATTTCCAAATTTATTAGAAGAATAGGAGAATTCGAATGATAAACCTCCCGGTAACAATAACCTTGTTAAGTGAACAAGAAATTCTTCTACAAGGATTAAAAGAATCTTTATCCAAGTACCATAAGGAGATTGACGTAGTATTATTAAGCTACAAATCTCTATTTAAGAAGGAAGACATTAGAGACATTACAATCATCGATATCGATTATTTAATCTTCTCAAATCGGACTAAACTTCATAACATTATCCTTGAACTTAAGAGGCAATGTCCTAATGCACCCTTAATTCTTTATTCCACTTATCCTTGCCACCCTATGTCAGCTGAAAAGTTTTTTTCAGTCGGGGTGAATGCAATCGTTCTAAAAAAGGATCCCGTTGACAAACTTTATAGTGTCTTATCGTTACTATCTATTCAAAATGATCTGGTTTTAAAAGAAAAGAATACTAAAAATTCAATCTTTGATCTTACAGAAAAAGAGATTGTTATCCTCCAGAAAATTGCCGATGGCTTTAAAAATAAGGATATCGCAAGGCTAATGAATTTAAGTATAAGTTCTGTTGAGTCATATATTGCTAGAATATTTGAGAAACTAGAAGTAAACTCTCGAATGCAAGCAGTAGTAAAAGGAATTTACTACCACTTTATTGACATTGACGCAGTTAACTATCAATAAATCAAATTGAAGTCCAGCCTCCATCGACTACTAAATTGTGCCCTGTAATCATATTATTTTCACTGGAAGACAGGAAGATGGCAGCGTTAGCAACATCGATAGGCATTGCATACCTTCTTAAGGGTATCCTTGATAGATTCTCATTTTTAAACGATAGACTATATAGTAATTCTTTGTTTTTATCAGATTGTACAAATGTAGGAGATACACAGTTTACGCGAATTCCATACTTGGCCCATTCAATGGAAAGAGCGTTTGTAAGATTGATTAACCCTGCTTTACTAGCACAGTATGGGGCTCGATTTTCACTGCCAACTATTCCATGCTGCGAAGCGATATTGACGATAGACCCACACTTTTGTTTGATCATAAGTGGTGCTATCGCTTGGCTCATAAAGAATGTTCCTCGTAAGTTTGTATCTACGATTTGATCCCATATCTCTGGAGTAACCTGTAGTGCTGAATTTAGGCTATTCACACCAGCATTATTTATTAAGATATCAATGACTGGAAAGGTTACTGAGAAGGATTCTACCCCGTCCTTAATCGCACTAATATCTCTAATATCGATTACTGTTGGCATCACTTGTACTTTATACTCTAAACTGATTGTAGAAGTCAGCTCATTTAACTGTTTTGAATTTTGATATAAATCGATTAAAACTAGATTGGCACCTCTCCTTGCAAATTCCTTGGCAATCACTCGGCCAATCTGGCCCGTCGCTCCTGTTATTACTACATTCATAGCAATCTCTCATTTCTTATGTGGTTTGACTAGACAAAAGTGTTAATTTCTCATTTAGAAATAAAATATATGATCTTACTGTTCTGATAAAATGAATGAAAACCATTAATACCAATATGATGAGCACCAAGATACTTGTAAACCCATTATATTTTCCTATTAATTGGATTAAAAAATATAGGGAATTCCCCCAAAATAGAAGAGTGAATAACGTCGAGGTAATACCGTATAGTTTGAACACCTTAATTTCAAAATCTGAAAAAGAATGATTAATCACTTTGTATTTAGGAATGAATGAACTTAACAGGAACTGAAACGATTTATCCCTTAGGTTCGTTATTCCAGTTAAATACGTCAGTATCCAATACCCATCAAGCTTTACTAACGGAATCAGATTAATAATGATTAAACCTATATTTAAAACGATATAATACATCAGAATATTCTGGTGTATGCTTAGTTTTTCAAGTATATATTGGGAAATTACAGCAATACTTACAAGAATAATCTGACTTATAATCCCTGCTAACGAAACGAGTATCTTGTCTTTTCTGCTTTTAAAGGTGTATATTGAACTGACATTGCAATATAATGCGAATTGAAAGTAAAACAACATGAAGCCTATTTCTTTAACCTTTCCACCTAAAAAATGACAAGTGATAGCATGCGAAAACTCGTGTATGACTAGTGTAAAAACCATCATAATATATAGAATGACCAAATTCTTTACATTTAAAGAGTCCATAGAAATATTAAGGAGCCAATGAGAACGAAACATTCCCATGATAAAAAAACCAGTAATCACAAAAACGCCTAAAAAAGTGAGGACAATTTTATTAAAAAGAAAATGAATAAAGGGGGACAAAAGGTTAAGGGTCCTCTCGGGATTAAAAAATAAAATTGGGATTCTGGTTAAGTCTCTCTTCTTCTGTACAATCAGATTGCTGTAATCATGTTGTAAAAACCCTAATTCTTTAAATTTTTCTTCCAAAAAGGTTTGTTGTTCAGGAGTTAAATATTCATCAAAAGGATGAGAATGATGATTAAGGTATAAATAAAAGTTTCTCTCCCTGCTGCCAAGTTTTATATGTTTTTTTGTGATATTGTTATAAAGGATATATTCATGTTCACTTATTTCTGAAATTTCAACATGTTTTGGGACCGGCATAGTTTATCTCTCTCCTAAAAATTATTAAGAGAGAATTATTCAACCCTTAGAGGACTGAATAATTCTCATTTCCACTATTGATTATTAGGTTAAACCACCGATAAGAATACCCAATCCAATAGCACCAATAATCGCGCCACCAGTCGCAAGACCATCTAAAAACCCATCTCTAAATGAACCTGGAGCCAATACTTCTTCTAAATTTTCAAAGTTTAATTTTAAATCTATCTTTTCATTTTTCAAATCAAACACTCCTTTTTTTAAAGTAAGATTTATTACTTTTATGTAGCGACGATAAGGTAACCAATATATACGCCGCCGCCAACAATACCAATTCCTGTTACAAAACCAGCTACATAACCCCAGTTAATCGGATTTACAGCTTCTTCAAGGTCTTCAAATTGTAACCCCATAGGAATCACATTTGATTTTAACTCCAATGCATTTTCCATATCTTTCACCTCCCTTCAATACTATAAAAAGGATTATCTCATTATGGAGCAATGAAAAGGTAGCCAACATATACGCCACCAATAACAAGACCGACTCCTTTTACAAAACCAGTTACATAGCTCCAGATAATTCAATTTACAGCTTCTTTATGGCCCTCAAATTGTAATTCCATAGGAATCACGTTTAACTCTAACCGCAATACGTTTTCCGTTTTTCACCTTTTTCCAATCATATCAATCTAGGATCAACCTAAGTGAAGTTCCTTAAAGTCCTTTCTAGTGTGTAAATCATTTTATCCAGTTCCTTTTTTTCTGTAATAAGCGGCGGGAAAAGGGACAGGCCACATGTTAATGGTGGGCTGTAGAAAGGATATGCAATAAGGCCTCTCTTCTTTAATATGCTCATCACTGAATTTAAGCTGGATGCGGAAATAGGTTCATTGCCATAGGATCTCAATTCAATTCCAGTCATAAACCCTATTCCCCTTACCTGTGAAACAATAGGTAGGACATGAAGAACCTCCTTAAGCCTTTCAATAAAGTAAGTTCCCTTTTCTTTCACATTCTCAAGGAAATTATCTTTCATTAACACTTCTAAGGTGGCTAAACCCGCAGAACACGCTAAAGGATTACCATTCTGAGTAGACAGATGTTCTATATGGGTATCCGAATTCACATAAGTCCTGAAAATTTCTTCACTGATAACCACAGCACCTAACGGAAGATAACCACTATTTATCCCTTTAGAAAGACAAAGAATATCAGGTGTTATTCCAAAATGCTCAAAGGCAAACATTTTACCAGTTCTGCCAAATCCAGTGGCGACTTCATCAAAAACTAGCAGCACGTTGTAAACCTCACATAGGCTTTGTACCTTTTGCAGATAGGATGCTGGTATAGGAATGATTCCTCCTGAACCAACAATTGGTTCTAATATGATAGCAGCTAGTCTTTCATGATTGTTCAAGAAGAAAGCTTCTACCTGGTTCTCGTAATTTCTGATCTGATTTTCATTCTCTTGGTGATATGGGGTATGTAAAAAGTGAAAACCTGAAACGACCGGATGGTAATCCTTCGTTAACTCTCTATCAATACCACTTGCAGACATACCTCCGAAATAGGTTCCGTGATAGGAATGGTCTAAGACAGCAATCTCTTTTTTTAATGGGTATCCACTCAATGAATAAAATTGTCTGACGATCTTGATTGCCAACTCAACGGATTCAGAACCGGTACATGTATACAACACTTTATTTAAATGAGTCGGAACTAAATTCAATAATTTTCTTGCCAGGTTGGTCGATGTTTCATTCTGATGCTCCCCTAAATGAACAAATGGGATTTTATGCAATTGTCGTAGTATATACTCATTTATGAGTGGATGATTGTACCCCAATGAAACATTCCACAGTCCGCTTATTCCATCCATGTAAATTCGTCCCATACGGTCTTTAATGTATATCCCATTACCTTCTACAATTTCAACAAATTCCTCGCCCTTATTTATTGGGTTTAAAGGATGGATTAAGGGATAATCCCTCATCGTTGTCATTCCAGTTGACATAAAAACACCTCAGTTAGTTCGTTCTAGGGTAACAAATCGAATTCGGTTATCACCGTCACTTTGTGTTTTGGTATTGATGATTTTAAACTTAGACCTTTTGATCGCCGCTGAAATCTCCTTGTCAGTTAATAACCTTTTAACGGTATAACCTAAATTCCTTGTGGTCTTATTATCAGCGTCGATGCTTTCCCCATAGAAATTCACATAGGATTTCATCTCTGTATATACTTTTTTTTCTGTATAGATCACAAACTGCTTATTCCCTTGTGTTTGCTCGGTATAAATATTAATCGGTTCAATATGATAGGATTTGCCTGGTAGGGGCGACGTAACGGAATAGTCGAAGATAAACCTTCCACCTACTTCTAAATGT
The Neobacillus sp. PS3-40 genome window above contains:
- a CDS encoding response regulator transcription factor, which codes for MINLPVTITLLSEQEILLQGLKESLSKYHKEIDVVLLSYKSLFKKEDIRDITIIDIDYLIFSNRTKLHNIILELKRQCPNAPLILYSTYPCHPMSAEKFFSVGVNAIVLKKDPVDKLYSVLSLLSIQNDLVLKEKNTKNSIFDLTEKEIVILQKIADGFKNKDIARLMNLSISSVESYIARIFEKLEVNSRMQAVVKGIYYHFIDIDAVNYQ
- a CDS encoding SDR family oxidoreductase, encoding MNVVITGATGQIGRVIAKEFARRGANLVLIDLYQNSKQLNELTSTISLEYKVQVMPTVIDIRDISAIKDGVESFSVTFPVIDILINNAGVNSLNSALQVTPEIWDQIVDTNLRGTFFMSQAIAPLMIKQKCGSIVNIASQHGIVGSENRAPYCASKAGLINLTNALSIEWAKYGIRVNCVSPTFVQSDKNKELLYSLSFKNENLSRIPLRRYAMPIDVANAAIFLSSSENNMITGHNLVVDGGWTSI
- a CDS encoding aminotransferase class III-fold pyridoxal phosphate-dependent enzyme; this translates as MSTGMTTMRDYPLIHPLNPINKGEEFVEIVEGNGIYIKDRMGRIYMDGISGLWNVSLGYNHPLINEYILRQLHKIPFVHLGEHQNETSTNLARKLLNLVPTHLNKVLYTCTGSESVELAIKIVRQFYSLSGYPLKKEIAVLDHSYHGTYFGGMSASGIDRELTKDYHPVVSGFHFLHTPYHQENENQIRNYENQVEAFFLNNHERLAAIILEPIVGSGGIIPIPASYLQKVQSLCEVYNVLLVFDEVATGFGRTGKMFAFEHFGITPDILCLSKGINSGYLPLGAVVISEEIFRTYVNSDTHIEHLSTQNGNPLACSAGLATLEVLMKDNFLENVKEKGTYFIERLKEVLHVLPIVSQVRGIGFMTGIELRSYGNEPISASSLNSVMSILKKRGLIAYPFYSPPLTCGLSLFPPLITEKKELDKMIYTLERTLRNFT